The Arthrobacter sp. OAP107 DNA segment ATGCTCGCAGCTCTTGTTCTCGAAGGCCATGATGATGCCGCACGGCTCCTGGCCAGGAAGATGGACTCCGATCCGTTGCCTGAAACAGCATTCCTCGCCGTACTCTCGACTCCTGAAGAGCTGCCGGCACAGTCCCACCCTGACGGCCTCGTGCTCGAACGGCCAGGGGAGCTCTTCGTGCTCCAGGCGGCCTCCAGCCCGCGCCCGAAGCTCCCCGACAATGCTCGAGGTGCGTGGGGAGGACCTATGCCGCTGCGGCGGCTGCACGAAATTGCCTCTCAAGTCGCGCAGGCCGCAGCCACAGCGCCCCCCGGACATCTCATCCGAGTGGGCCACGGACTCGATCTCCCGGCAGACGCATGGGTGGACAAGCTGACAGCGCATCCGGGACACCTGCTTGAGACCGTCCGCGCCTATCTCGCTCGCCGCGGGCAATGGGAGGCCGCCGGGCGTGACTTGGGCGTACACCGAAACTCAGTGCGATACCGAATCGGCCAAGCGAGCGAACTCCTCGGCGTGGACCTGGACGATCCCGATGTGGCAGCCCAGCTCTGGCTTGCCCTCAGAGGCAAAACGGACAAAGGCTGAAATCCAGGCACCGATACAGGCTCCGTGCCTATGCCGCGGCTGAGACAGTTCCAGCCGCCGGAACCCCACAACCCGGCACCGCCGGGCTCACGCCAACCCGATCAGAAACCTGACTGAGCCTCCGCCCAGCGGACGCGCCGGGCGGACGGGCCCTCCGCCGCCCGCACTTGCTTTGCGTCACTAGCACTGGATGACCCCACCGCTGCCAGCGGCCGTGCGGCTCCGGAAGCGCCCCACCTATCCATGGCAAGCCCTTTGGATGAACCGTACAAGTGGGGTGCCTTGTATTGACGTTCTGCATCATGACGCCTGCTGCGCCGATGCCTACGCTCGATGAACAGTCCTTTGTTGGAAGACCGTCCAACGGGATGACCTGTCCCCCGGGACACGGTGGTAGCAGCACGACGCACCCTGCCGGGTGCTTAATGCGCTCCATTGTTCCTCCCTTGAGCCCGCTCCCAGCACGGCTCCACTGCATCACTGAGAGGACGATCGTGACGATCGAAGATACAAACGCCACAGTAGAGACAGCACACCGCACAAGGACTATCCGCGGTGCAGTCCTTGAATCCATAGGAACCGACCGGCCCTACACAGGCACGCAGCCCATCAAGGTCGGGGAGCTGGAGCTTGAAGGTCCGGGGCCCGGCGAGATTCTGGTCCGCATCGAGGCCGCCGGAGTGTGCCACTCCGATCTTTCGGTCGTCAACGGAAACCGTCCGCGGCCGGTACCGATGCTGCTGGGCCATGAAGCTGCCGGAATCGTGGAGGAACTGGGCGAAGGCGTCGATGACATCTCCCTGGGCCAGCGCGTGGTGATGACATTCCTCCCCCGCTGCGGCGAGTGTGCCGGATGCCGGTCCAACGGCAAAACGCCCTGTGAAAAAGGCACCGCCTCCAACACCGAAGGTTCGCTGCTTGGCGGTACCCGCAGGCTCACCAGAAACGGAGAGCCGGTGCAGCACCACCTCGGAGTGTCCGCTTTCGCCACTCACGCCGTGGTCTCCCGCCGCTCCGTCGTGCCTGTGGGATCTGACGTCCCAGCGCACATTGCCGCGCTGCTCGGCTGTGCCCTGCTGACCGGCGGCGGAGCGATCCTCAACGTCGCGAAGCCGGGCCCCACCAGCCGCGTGGCCATCGTCGGACTGGGCGGCGTTGGCATGGCCGCGCTGATCACAGCCAAAGCCGTCGGAGTCGATCATGTTGTGGGCATCGACACGATGCCGGCGAAACTGGAGGCGGCACGCGAGCTCGGCGCAGCAGACGCCATGACCTCTGAGACAGCCCTGGAACGCGGTGCGAAGTTTGATGCCGTCATCGAAGCCGCAGGGCACCCCCGCGCGCTGGAAGCTGCCATCGCCCTCACCAAGCCTGGCGGCATCACAGTGACCGTCGGCCTGCCGGCCCCCGGACAGCCAGCCTCAATCGACCCCCTTGCCCTAACCGCAGAGGCACGGTCCATCGTCGGCAGTTACCTCGGCTCAGCCGTACCGGCACACGACATCCCGATTTACGAAGAACTGTGGCGCTCCGGGCAATTGGCCGTAGAGGGTCTCGTCTCGGACACCATCCCGCTCGACGAAATCAACCGGGCAATGGACACCCTTGACGGCGGCCACGCTCTGCGCCAGATCATCACTTTTTCCTAAACCACCAGACATTCCACCCCTCAGGAGAGAACATCATGTCAACCACCAATGACCACATTTACAGCGCCATCGTTATCGGTGCCGGCTTCGGCGGCCTGGGCCAGGGTGCCCAGTTCGTGCAGGAAGGCGTCGACGACTTCCTGATTCTTGAGCGCGGCAACGACGTTGGCGGCGTATGGCGGGAGAACACCTACCCCGGAGCCGCTTGCGACACCCAGGCGCTGGTCTACTGCTACAGCTACTTCCTGCACCTGAAGGTCTCCCGGATGTTCGCCGGCCAGGAAGAACTCCAGGGTTACCTGCGTTCCATGGTTGAGGAGTTTGGCCTCGGAAAGCACATCCACTTCGGCCAGAACATCACCGCAACCGAATGGGACCAGGACCGCCTCCTCTGGACCGTGCATACCGCGGAGGGCTCCCGATACCTGACCCGTTCCGTTGTGGCAGCCTGGGGCCAGTTGAATGAGCCAAACATTCCGGACTTCCCTGGCATCGAGTCCTTCGAAGGAGTGGCGTTCCACTCCTCCACCTGGCGCCACGACCTGGACCTGACGGGCAAGCGGG contains these protein-coding regions:
- a CDS encoding alcohol dehydrogenase catalytic domain-containing protein — its product is MEDTNATVETAHRTRTIRGAVLESIGTDRPYTGTQPIKVGELELEGPGPGEILVRIEAAGVCHSDLSVVNGNRPRPVPMLLGHEAAGIVEELGEGVDDISLGQRVVMTFLPRCGECAGCRSNGKTPCEKGTASNTEGSLLGGTRRLTRNGEPVQHHLGVSAFATHAVVSRRSVVPVGSDVPAHIAALLGCALLTGGGAILNVAKPGPTSRVAIVGLGGVGMAALITAKAVGVDHVVGIDTMPAKLEAARELGAADAMTSETALERGAKFDAVIEAAGHPRALEAAIALTKPGGITVTVGLPAPGQPASIDPLALTAEARSIVGSYLGSAVPAHDIPIYEELWRSGQLAVEGLVSDTIPLDEINRAMDTLDGGHALRQIITFS